A genomic segment from Brevundimonas sp. SORGH_AS_0993 encodes:
- a CDS encoding response regulator transcription factor, with protein MHKPARVLIVDDHPVVLFGLQLLLRDHPRYCVCGEASNADDARRLAEELRPHVMVTDLVMGGRDGHHLIEDVVAASPGTRIVVYSSQEETVHAREALRSGARAYVSKTEGLETVERAIVAVLAGLVYLRPGVPAPWRVSDEAATRPAIDDLSPREQQVLTLMGRGLDLQSLARELSLSVKTIGTYRERLKIKLGLDSVRSLERLAAARLPENTDG; from the coding sequence ATGCACAAGCCGGCCCGCGTCTTGATCGTGGACGACCACCCCGTCGTGCTGTTCGGCCTCCAGCTATTGCTGAGGGATCATCCGCGCTACTGCGTCTGCGGCGAAGCCTCGAACGCGGACGACGCCCGGCGTCTGGCGGAAGAGTTGCGGCCGCACGTCATGGTCACGGATCTGGTGATGGGCGGTCGGGACGGCCATCACCTGATCGAGGACGTCGTCGCCGCCTCGCCGGGAACGCGGATCGTGGTGTACTCCAGCCAGGAGGAGACGGTGCATGCGCGTGAGGCCCTGCGGTCCGGCGCCCGCGCCTATGTGTCGAAAACAGAGGGGCTGGAGACCGTCGAGCGCGCCATCGTCGCCGTCCTGGCCGGCCTCGTCTATCTGCGTCCAGGCGTGCCGGCTCCCTGGCGTGTCTCCGACGAGGCGGCGACAAGGCCGGCGATCGACGATCTGTCGCCCCGGGAACAACAGGTCCTGACCCTGATGGGGCGGGGCCTCGACCTCCAGTCGCTGGCGCGCGAACTCTCCCTCAGCGTCAAGACCATCGGCACTTATCGCGAGCGGCTCAAGATCAAGCTCGGTCTCGACAGCGTGCGGTCGCTGGAGCGCCTCGCCGCGGCCCGCCTTCCGGAGAACACGGATGGCTGA